Proteins found in one Chaetodon auriga isolate fChaAug3 chromosome 12, fChaAug3.hap1, whole genome shotgun sequence genomic segment:
- the cbln12 gene encoding cerebellin 12 isoform X3, with translation MESKVVQTETGSVMHPRLVAFDLPMLLAVLLLWGPMESRGQNDTEPIILEGKCLVVCDSTPSSEPAGNALGMSVRSGSGRVAFSASRQTNHEPTDMSNRTMIIYFDNILVNVGTHFDQESSVFLAPRRGVYSFNFHVVKAYNRQTIQVSLMLNGWPMISAFAGDQDVTREAATNAGLVIMEKGDKAYLRLERGNLMGGWKYSTFSGFLVFPL, from the exons GTTCAGTCATGCATCCCCGGTTAGTCGCCTTCGACCTCCCcatgctgctggctgtgctCCTGCTGTGGGGACCAATGGAGTCGAGAGGCCAGAATGACACAGAGCCCATCATCCTTGAGGGGAAATGCTTGGTCGTATGTGATTCTACTCCTTCATCCGAGCCCGCCGGTAACGCCCTGGGCATGTCGGTCCGCTCCGGCTCCGGCCGTGTGGCCTTCTCCGCCAGCCGCCAGACCAACCACGAGCCCACAGACATGAGCAACCGCACCATGATCATCTACTTTGATAAT ATTTTGGTGAATGTGGGCACTCATTTTGACCAAGAGAGCAGTGTCTTCCTGGCACCAAGAAGAGGCGTGTACAGCTTCAACTTCCATGTTGTAAAGGCCTACAATAGACAAACTATTCAG GTCAGCTTGATGCTGAACGGCTGGCCAATGATTTCAGCTTTTGCCGGGGACCAGGACGTGACCAGAGAAGCTGCCACTAACGCCGGCCTGGTGATAATGGAGAAGGGGGACAAGGCCTACCTCAGACTGGAGAGAGGCAACCTGATGGGAGGCTGGAAGTACTCCACTTTCTCTGGGTTCCTGGTCTTCCCTTTGtga
- the cbln12 gene encoding cerebellin 12 isoform X4, whose amino-acid sequence MESKVVQTETVMHPRLVAFDLPMLLAVLLLWGPMESRGQNDTEPIILEGKCLVVCDSTPSSEPAGNALGMSVRSGSGRVAFSASRQTNHEPTDMSNRTMIIYFDNILVNVGTHFDQESSVFLAPRRGVYSFNFHVVKAYNRQTIQVSLMLNGWPMISAFAGDQDVTREAATNAGLVIMEKGDKAYLRLERGNLMGGWKYSTFSGFLVFPL is encoded by the exons TCATGCATCCCCGGTTAGTCGCCTTCGACCTCCCcatgctgctggctgtgctCCTGCTGTGGGGACCAATGGAGTCGAGAGGCCAGAATGACACAGAGCCCATCATCCTTGAGGGGAAATGCTTGGTCGTATGTGATTCTACTCCTTCATCCGAGCCCGCCGGTAACGCCCTGGGCATGTCGGTCCGCTCCGGCTCCGGCCGTGTGGCCTTCTCCGCCAGCCGCCAGACCAACCACGAGCCCACAGACATGAGCAACCGCACCATGATCATCTACTTTGATAAT ATTTTGGTGAATGTGGGCACTCATTTTGACCAAGAGAGCAGTGTCTTCCTGGCACCAAGAAGAGGCGTGTACAGCTTCAACTTCCATGTTGTAAAGGCCTACAATAGACAAACTATTCAG GTCAGCTTGATGCTGAACGGCTGGCCAATGATTTCAGCTTTTGCCGGGGACCAGGACGTGACCAGAGAAGCTGCCACTAACGCCGGCCTGGTGATAATGGAGAAGGGGGACAAGGCCTACCTCAGACTGGAGAGAGGCAACCTGATGGGAGGCTGGAAGTACTCCACTTTCTCTGGGTTCCTGGTCTTCCCTTTGtga
- the cbln12 gene encoding cerebellin 12 isoform X5 yields the protein MHPRLVAFDLPMLLAVLLLWGPMESRGQNDTEPIILEGKCLVVCDSTPSSEPAGNALGMSVRSGSGRVAFSASRQTNHEPTDMSNRTMIIYFDNILVNVGTHFDQESSVFLAPRRGVYSFNFHVVKAYNRQTIQVSLMLNGWPMISAFAGDQDVTREAATNAGLVIMEKGDKAYLRLERGNLMGGWKYSTFSGFLVFPL from the exons ATGCATCCCCGGTTAGTCGCCTTCGACCTCCCcatgctgctggctgtgctCCTGCTGTGGGGACCAATGGAGTCGAGAGGCCAGAATGACACAGAGCCCATCATCCTTGAGGGGAAATGCTTGGTCGTATGTGATTCTACTCCTTCATCCGAGCCCGCCGGTAACGCCCTGGGCATGTCGGTCCGCTCCGGCTCCGGCCGTGTGGCCTTCTCCGCCAGCCGCCAGACCAACCACGAGCCCACAGACATGAGCAACCGCACCATGATCATCTACTTTGATAAT ATTTTGGTGAATGTGGGCACTCATTTTGACCAAGAGAGCAGTGTCTTCCTGGCACCAAGAAGAGGCGTGTACAGCTTCAACTTCCATGTTGTAAAGGCCTACAATAGACAAACTATTCAG GTCAGCTTGATGCTGAACGGCTGGCCAATGATTTCAGCTTTTGCCGGGGACCAGGACGTGACCAGAGAAGCTGCCACTAACGCCGGCCTGGTGATAATGGAGAAGGGGGACAAGGCCTACCTCAGACTGGAGAGAGGCAACCTGATGGGAGGCTGGAAGTACTCCACTTTCTCTGGGTTCCTGGTCTTCCCTTTGtga